From Pseudalkalibacillus hwajinpoensis, a single genomic window includes:
- a CDS encoding DUF4352 domain-containing protein: MAKLVNCKACEKELAKGVKKCPNCGKDQRSFVMKHKIISFIGIIVIIGGISSALSGGSDEASTEVSGESNKEAKEETTYSLNDTVALKKTEVTVTNFEERDEVGVSGVSKQASDGGTLVAIQYTIKNISEEPVGAFSLPTVSLVNEKGTKFDSDIDATSNYAVETDVDNSKIMSDLNPDITVTDVKVFEVSKEKFQSGKWFISVDGKQKVALK; the protein is encoded by the coding sequence ATGGCTAAACTAGTAAACTGTAAAGCTTGTGAAAAGGAACTAGCAAAAGGGGTAAAAAAGTGTCCAAACTGCGGTAAAGACCAGCGTAGTTTCGTTATGAAACATAAGATTATTTCTTTTATCGGTATCATAGTAATTATAGGTGGTATTAGTAGCGCTCTGAGTGGAGGTAGCGATGAGGCTTCTACAGAAGTATCTGGTGAATCCAATAAAGAGGCAAAAGAGGAAACAACTTACTCATTGAACGACACGGTTGCTCTTAAAAAGACTGAAGTGACTGTCACTAATTTTGAAGAGAGAGATGAAGTTGGTGTATCTGGAGTAAGTAAGCAGGCCTCTGATGGTGGAACGCTCGTAGCAATTCAATACACCATTAAAAACATTTCTGAAGAGCCAGTGGGTGCATTCTCACTTCCTACAGTTAGCCTTGTGAACGAAAAAGGAACTAAGTTTGACTCTGACATTGACGCTACTTCTAACTATGCTGTCGAAACTGATGTCGATAACTCTAAGATCATGAGTGATTTAAATCCAGATATCACTGTGACAGATGTGAAAGTGTTCGAAGTATCAAAAGAGAAATTCCAATCAGGTAAATGGTTCATCTCAGTCGACGGAAAGCAAAAAGTAGCGTTGAAATAA